One Littorina saxatilis isolate snail1 linkage group LG1, US_GU_Lsax_2.0, whole genome shotgun sequence genomic window carries:
- the LOC138949093 gene encoding la-related protein 6-like: protein MSGEGGVLVVIDKPDSPVVEGSDRHVGNHAIKDRDEEGPLHGSEAPIVLVAPSLRVEQLRDEDGSSSVYTSEEEGGSHVSDDGDHERSAGGDFPIPDDELRDKIIKQVEFYFSDANILKDSFLLKHVRRNKMGYVSIKLITSFKKVKTLTKDYRVVAFSLRQSVELEVNEEGTKVRRNKPLPEYDETTPSRTVVVVNLPQDSPTIESVAEVFSKCGEVALIRILRPGKSVPPDVKKYATKHPEIGTTTCAVIEFEKHEHAKVACDSMTNTEDWRNGMRVVLLAVPKKKKEKAKEEDRDNDGSPEEGGGDEDRKKKKRVTRKKKTRVDELSAENESSCCSSGSEGDFPNVPKATLKSPVVDPNHLSPHTSPRSSPKSSPRTQRRRNHGKSPLTDSTSPNDPHRPSPRSSPEVSRRKLEPCQGESTPSSPWVQRRLRAAQDSKASVSPLSSPLMGRRNLDGTVIPGFRPRMMDMAGVVRQPRGPDGSIGFYGGFGRGKPRSNTVA from the coding sequence GGAAGGTCCGTTGCATGGCTCGGAAGCGCCTATCGTCCTGGTCGCCCCATCTCTTCGTGTCGAACAACTTCGTGACGAAGATGGTAGTAGCAGCGTGTACACCAGCGAGGAGGAAGGGGGGAGCCACGTTTCCGACGACGGTGACCACGAGAGGTCAGCCGGCGGTGACTTCCCCATACCAGACGACGAACTCCGCGACAAGATCATCAAGCAGGTGGAGTTTTACTTTTCTGACGCAAACATTTTGAAAGACTCGTTTCTCTTGAAACATGTACGACGTAACAAGATGGGGTACGTTAGCATCAAGTTAATCACGTCTTTCAAGAAGGTGAAAACACTGACCAAGGACTATCGTGTGGTCGCCTTCAGTCTGCGTCAGTCTGTCGAGTTGGAAGTAAATGAGGAAGGTACAAAAGTGAGGAGAAACAAACCTCTCCCAGAGTATGATGAAACTACGCCGTCCAGAACTGTCGTGGTGGTGAATCTCCCGCAGGACAGTCCCACCATTGAATCTGTTGCTGAGGTCTTCTCCAAGTGTGGTGAAGTCGCCCTCATTCGCATACTTCGTCCTGGTAAGTCAGTACCACCAGATGTGAAAAAGTATGCAACAAAGCACCCAGAAATTGGCACAACCACTTGTGCCGTGATTGAGTTCGAGAAACATGAGCATGCCAAAGTAGCCTGCGACTCTATGACAAATACTGAAGACTGGCGTAATGGCATGCGCGTTGTTCTCTTGGCTGTGccgaaaaagaaaaaggaaaaagcaaaagaagaagacagagacaATGACGGATCACCGGAAGAAGGTGGTGGTGACGAggacaggaagaagaagaaacgtgTGACACGCAAGAAGAAAACGCGAGTAGACGAGCTGTCTGCGGAGAACGAGTCTTCATGCTGTAGCAGCGGCTCCGAGGGTGACTTTCCCAACGTGCCAAAAGCTACTCTCAAAAGCCCTGTGGTGGACCCGAACCACTTGAGTCCCCACACCAGTCCCCGCTCTTCCCCCAAATCCAGCCCTCGCACACAGAGGCGCCGTAACCACGGCAAGTCTCCTCTGACTGATTCGACCTCACCTAACGACCCGCATCGCCCGAGCCCGCGTAGCAGCCCAGAGGTGTCTCGACGTAAACTGGAGCCTTGCCAGGGGGAAAGCACTCCTTCCAGCCCCTGGGTTCAGCGCCGTCTCCGTGCCGCTCAGGATTCCAAAGCCAGCGTCAGTCCTCTAAGCAGTCCCCTGATGGGTCGTCGTAACCTAGATGGCACCGTCATTCCTGGCTTCAGACCCAGGATGATGGACATGGCTGGTGTCGTGCGCCAACCTCGTGGCCCTGATGGTTCCATTGGCTTCTACGGAGGGTTCGGTCGGGGAAAGCCTCGCAGCAACACAGTGGCATGA